CACATAAACCTAAAGCATTACAATGATAAGATTGTAATATTGATACAATATTTTTATTAATTATCCCTGCATAAGTCATTACAACTATATCTAAAGTTTCTTTATCTGTTATTCTTCTACCTTGTATCATTTTTGGTGAAATCCCCATTTTTTCTGAAATAAAATCAGCTTTTTTTCCTCCTCCATGAATCAATACTTTATATCCTTTTAGTTTACAAAAAGCTTCCAAAGAATCATAAAGAGATTGAGCACTATTAATTAAATGACCTCCAATTTTTACAATACTGATTTTCATTATAAAGACTGTAACATTTTTAAAAAAATTATTTGTGAAGCGTAGATTCTATTTTTTGCTTGTTGAAATATAATGGAATTTTGACTATCTAAAACGGAATCTTCCACTACTATATTTCTTCTTACAGGTAAACAGTGCATAAATTTAGCTTTATTAGTTAGTTTCATTTTATTTTCAGTAATCATCCAATCGGAATTTTTACAAAGAATTTTACCATAATCTAAATAACTACTCCAATTTTTTGCATAAATAAAATCTGCATTTATAAATGCTTCATTTTGATCATGTGTCGTATAAGCTCCATCAGAAAATTTCTTATATAGATTATATCTTTCTGGACACACAATCGTGAAATCTATCTGTTCTATTTTTGATATCCATTGAGCAAAAGAATTTGCTACAGAGTGAGGAAGTGATTTTACATGAGGAGCCCAACTTAATACTACTTTACATTTTTTTTTAAAAAAATATGTATATTCTGCAATAGTTATAACATCTGCTAAAGATTGTAAAGGATGTAATGTGGCACTTTCCATATTAACAACTGGAACTTTTGAATATTCTAATATTTTATTAAAAATAATTTCTTTATAATCATAATTACGATCTAAAAGATTCGGAAAAGTTCTTACTGCAAGAATATCACAATACATACTCATTACGGAGATAGCCTCTTTTATATGTTCTTGTGTAAAATTCATTACACTTCCATCATTCATTTCAATACTCCAAGAATCCTTATGAACATCTAATATCCAAGTATTACATCCTAAATTAAAAGCCGCTTTTTGACAACTAATTCTTGTACGTAAACTCGGATTAAAAAAAACCAATCCTATTGTTTTATTTTTTCCAAAACATTGAAAATCATATGGATTTTTTTTCAAAAGTAAAGCCTCTTGGATGAGATCATATACATTGATCACATCTTCCACACTAAAAAATTTTTTCATAAACTTATTTATATTCAATATTCATTCCAAGCTTTTATAAATAATTGATCCATAGATAAATTACAAAAAGCTTTTATAAATGCTTTTGCTAAACGTGCATTAGTGAGTAGAGGGATATTAAAATCTACAGCATAACGTCTGATAGTATAATCATTATTCAATTCTGATTTACTTAGGTTTTTTGGAATATTAATAATAAGATCCAATTTTCTATTTTTTATTAACTCAATAACATTTGAATATTTTTTAACATTAGGCCAATAAACTTTAATTGAAGGAATTCCATTATGAGATAAAAAACTATTGGTTCCTTCTGTAGCAAATAATATATATCCTTTTTTATGCAAAAGTTTTACAACTTCTAAAAGTTCTAACTTAGATTCAATAGGGCCTCCAGATATCAATATATTTTTTTTTGGTACAGTGTATCCTACGGAAAGCATAGATTTTAAAAGAGCTTCATCTAAAGAGTTTCCTAAACATCCTACTTCTCCTGTAGAAGCCATATCTACACCTAAAATAGGGTCAGCATTTTGCAAACGTGAAAAGGAAAATTGAGAAGCTTTTACTCCCAAAAAATTTGTAATAAAAAAATTAGGATCTATTTTATCTTTCTTTTTTCCAAGTATCACTTGAGTCGCCAACTCAATCATATTAAAATGAGACACTTTTGATACAAAAGGAAAGCTTCTGGAAGCTCTTAAATTGCATTCAATTACTTTTAATTCATTATCTTTAGATAAAAATTGTATGTTGAAAGGACCAGATATATTAAAATATCTGGATATTTTTTCAGATATACGAATAATTTCTTTTAATGTAGATAAATATAGATTATGTGGAGGATATACCAGTGTTGCATCTCCTGAATGCACTCCTGCAAATTCAACATGTTCTGATATAGCATAATACAATATTTTTCCATTTTGAGAAACAGCATCTAATTCAATTTCTTTAGCATTTTTAATAAATTCTGTAATAATTAGTGGATATTTGGAAGAGATAATTTTTTTTTCATGGAGATAATACTGGAGTTCTTCTTGGTTAGAAATAATATTCATATTTTCTCCAGAAAGAACATAAGAAGGTCTAACCAATATAGGAAAATCAACTTCTTCTATAAATTGATGGATTGCATCAAAATCGGACAATTCTTTCCATTTAGGTTGTCTGATCTTTAAATAATCCATAGCATTAGAGAATTTATATCTATTTTCCACTTTATCTATAGAAACAGGAGAAGTTCCTAAAATTTTTACCTTTTGATCATAAAGTTTTAAAACTAAATTATTAGGAATTTGTCCTCCCATGGATACAATTGTTCCTTTAGGTTTTTCTAGTTCAATAATATCTAATACACGTTCTAAAGTAAGCTCTTCAAAATATAATCTATCACATACATCAAAATCAGTACTGACAGTTTCTGGATTATAATTTATCATTATAGATCTATAAGATTCTTTGTGAATCGTATTTAATGCATTAACACAACACCAATCGAATTCTACACTACTTCCAATTCTATAAACACCAGATCCCAATGTGATAACAGATTTTTCATCTTCTTCATAAATAATATCATGTTGAATAGCATGATATGTTAAATATAAATAATTTGTATATGTAGGATGTTCAGAAGCTGACGTATCAATTTGTCTTACATATGGAATTATATTTTTTTCTTTTCTATAATCTCTAATTTCTTGTTCTAAATTAGAAATATTATGATTCCGATTTTTTAATAAAATACTAGCTATTTGTATATCAGAGAAACCTTCTTTTTTTGCTTTCCGTAATAATTCTTCCGGAAGATCTATCAAATCATCAAAACGATCTATCTTTTTTTTCGTTTGAAAAATATTATCAAGTTGATATAAAAACCATGGATCAATTTTTGTCAAATGATGTATTTCTTGAATGGATAAACCTTCTTCTAAAGCTTCTTCTAAAAATAAAATTCTTTGATCCGTAGGTTTTTTTAGATATTCTTTCAATAACCGAGCAGATTTCAATTTTTTTTTGTTAAAAATATTAATGAATCCTTGCATTCCTATATCTAACATACGAATTCCTTTTTGCAAAGCTTCTTCAAAAGATCCTCCAATAGCCATAACTTCTCCTACACTTTTCATACTACTTCCAATTCTATTGGAAACACCATAAAATTTTTTTAGATCCCATCTAGGTATCTTACATACTACATAATCCAATGCAGGTTCAAAAAAAGCAGAAGTATTTTTAGTAACATAATTTTTTAATTCATGCAATCCATATCCTATGGATAATTTAGCAGATACAAAAGCTAAAGGGTAGCCTGTTGCTTTAGAAGCAAGAGCACTAGAACGAGAAAGACGCGCATTCATTTCAATAACACGATAATCTTCTGAACTAGGATCTAAAGCAAACTGAACGTTACATTCTCCTATTATATGAAAATCTCTAGCGAGATCTATCGCTAATTTTCTTAAATTATAATATTCAGAATTTGTTAAAGTTTGTGACGGAGCTACAACAATGCTTTCTCCTGTATGAATTCCTATCGGATCAAAATTTTCCATATTACAGACAGCTATACAATTATCATACTTATCTCTAACTATTTCATATTCAATCTCTTTCCATCCTTCTAAATATTCTTCTACAATAATTTGAGATGAATAAGAAAAAGCTTTATTTACTATTTTTTTCAAGTCGTTGACATTTTTAGCAAAACCACTTCCTAAACCTCCAAGGGTATAAGCTGATCTAATAATAATAGGAAACCCTATTTCTATAGAATAAGAAATTGCATCATTCATAGAATAAGCCACAAAACTTTTCGCTGTTTTTATATTAATATGAGATAACCTATTTCTAAATAGACTTCTATCTTCACTATGAATAATAGATTTAATAGAAGTCCCTAAAACTTGAACATTATATTCTTTTATAACACCTTCTTTAAAAAGCTGAATTCCACAATTCAAGGCAGTTTGACCTCCAAAAGACAATAAAATTCCTTGTGGTCTTTCTTTATCTATAACACGTTTAATGAAAAATAAAGTTAAAGGAAGAAAATAAACTTTATCAGCGACTTCTTTTGAAGTTTGAACTGTGGCAATATTTGGATTAATCAATATAGTATAAATTCCCTCCTCTTTAAGGGCTTTTAATGCTTGTGTTCCAGAATAATCAAATTCACCAGCTTCTCCTATTTTTAATGCACCTGATCCCAGGATGAGTACTTTATCTATTTTCATACTAATTTCGAAAGATTCTTTATTTTTTTTACTGAATCTATAAAAAAATCGAATAAAAATTCGGTATCTCTAGGTCCACTTGAAGCTTCTGGATGAAACTGTACCGAAAAAAAGGGTTTATTATTATGAATGATACCTTCGCAAGTATCATCATTTAAATTCTTAAAAAATATTTTCCATTCTTTATGAATATTTCTTACATCTAAAACATATCCATGGTTTTGTGATGTAATGAAACTTTTACCGGTTTTTAATGAAAAAACTGGTTGATTATGACTTCTATGCGCATATTTCAATTTATAAGTATTCCCTCCTGCCGCTATACCTAAAAGTTGATTTCCCAAACATATACCAAATATAGGTAGTTCTTTTTTCATAACTATACGAAGACAATCTATTGATTTTTTATAAATCTTAGGATTTCCAGGTCCATTAGAAAGAATCAATCCATCATATTCTTCTTTTGTAAAATCATAATTCCATGGAATTCTGATAACAGAACAATCTCTTCGTAATAAACAACGTAATATATTATTCTTTAATCCAAAATCCACAAGTAGTATTTTATATTTTCCATTTCCATATATAGTTTTTTTTTGTATTGACACTTTCTCAGAAAGATTATCCTGATTCGGATCATAAAAAGGAATATCTTCATTTTCCATTAAAATTTTACCTAACATAGATCCTCCATTTTTTCTAAGTTTTTTTGCAATAAATCTGGTATCTACACCATATAATCCAGGGATTCCATTTTCATACAACCAATTCGACAAGGTTTGATTCATATTCCAATGGTATGGACGATTAGAATAATAAGAAATAATAAGTCCGGATACTTGAATTCTATCAGATTCATAAAATTCAGAAATGGATTTTTCACTATAGATGGAAGATGGAACTCCATAATTTCCTATTATAGGATAAGTATAAGTTAATATTTGTCCTTTATAAGAAGGATCTGTTATACTTTCGATATAACCGGTCATAGATGTATTAAATACAACTTCTCCAGAAGAGGAAACTGGGGCTCCAAAATGATAAGCTTCATACCGAGTCCCATCTTTCAATACAAGTATCGCTTTTTTTATTTTTTTGTTATTTTCCATTTTTTTTATCTATCTCAATAGATATGCTAAGGCATTCTTTAATTTCTTTATAAATAATTTTATATGATTTTCATTGATATTTAATGGAGGAAGTAACCGTAAAACATATGGATTATTAGATATTCCAACAAATACTTTTTCTTTGTATATTAAAATATTTTTCAAATTATGAATGGGAAATTTAAATTTCAGTCCTATCATTAATCCTCTTCCTCTGACTTCTTTGATTTCAGGAATAACCCGTAATTTTTGAAACAATATTTTTCCCATTTTTTTTGCATTTTCAATTAAATTTTCTTTTTTGATAATTTTCAATACGGCAATACCAGCTGTACAAGCTAAATGATTCCCCCCAAAAGTTGTTCCTAACATTCCATAGTATGGTTTAAATTTAGGATGTATGAGCACTCCTCCTATAGGAAATCCATTTCCCATACCTTTAGCTACAGTAATTAAATCTGGTTTTATAGTATAAAATTGATGAGAAAAAAAAGTCCCCGTTCTTCCATACCCACTCTGAACTTCATCTATAATCAATACTATATTGTATTTTCTGCAAAAATTTTCTACTTTAGAAAAAAAATATAAACCGGGATCTATAATTCCAGATAAACCTTGTATTCCTTCAGTAATTACAGCACAAATATCTTTATTTTTTAATCTTTCTTCCAAAGAATCAACATCTTGATAATTCATAAATACGGTTTCATGTTGAGCATTAAAAGGAGATATAAATTTGTAGTTATCCGTTACCGATAGACTCCCACTTGTTCTTCCATGAAAAGACCCTCTAAAAGCAATAATTTTTTTTTTACCTGTATGAAAAGAAGCTATTTTCAATGCATTTTCATTAGATTCTGTACCGGAATTACATATAAATAATGAATAGTCTTCATATCCGGATATATTTCCAAGTAAATAAGCTAATTTATTTTTTTGGGAAATATAAACGCTATTAGAATAATAGGATATTTTATGAATTTGTTTTTTTAAAGCCTCTATATAACATGGATGCGAATGTCCAATAGAAATGACAGCATGTCCTCCATAAAAATCTAAATACATATTTCCTTTTACATCAAAAACATAAGATCCTTTACTCTTACTTAATTCTATATCTAGAATAGGATAAACGTCAAATAATTTCATTTTTAGAAACGAACGGATTTTAATTTTAAACCACAAGTTTCATCCAAATCAAACATAAGATTCATATTTTGTATGGCTTGACCAGAAGCACCTTTTATGAGGTTATCTATTATGCTTATAACAATCAGTTGATTTTCCTCTTTAAGAAGATGTAAAATACATTTATTGGTATTAATCACTTGTTTGATATCAATATTAATATCAGAAATTTTTACAAACGGATGATTTTTATAATATTCTTTATATATCTCTTGATTCTTTTCCAAAGAAAAAAAAGAATGAGTATATAAAGTTGTTATAATTCCCCTAGAAAAATTTCCTCTATAAGGTACAAAATAAATTTTAGAATAAAAATTTTTTTGTACCTTATGAATAGTTTGTTCAATCTCCTGCAAATGTTGATGTTGAAAAATTTTATAAACAGATATATTATTATTTCTCAAACTAAAATGATTAGTATCACTCAATTTTCTTCCAGATCCTGTAGAACCCGTTATTGCACTAATATGAATGTCTTTTTTCAATAATTGATTTTTAATTAATGGTAAAATACCTAAAAGAATCGCCGTCGCAAAACATCCGGGATTGGCTATATTATTAGATTTTTTTATTTTTTCTTTTTGAAGTTCTGGTAATCCATATATAAAATTTCTATTATTAAAAACGGATTTTATCTCCATTCTGAAATCTTGACTCAAATCAATCACTTTTATATTTTCTGATATATTATTCAATTCTTTTTTAGATTGGTCATGTCCAGAACAAAGAAATACAACATCTATTTTCTTGTTTAAATCACAAGAAAACTTTTTGTTTTTCATTTCTCCTAATAAATCTTGATGAACCAAATGAATTAACTTTCCTGGATGACTTTTACTAACTATATTTTGAATATCAATTTTTGGATGATGAATCATCAATCTAATTAATTCTCCAGCAGTATACCCAGTTCCTCCTATAATACCTATTTTAATCATTCTCTTTTTTATCTTTTTTATTTAAATTGTGATATATTTTCATTTGATTACTTAAAATTTTCGTGAACCCCTTCACATCTTCTGCTGTCCAAGCATAATTCATTTCTCCATATTGAGCCATATTAGAATTAGAAGATGTCATTAAATCAAATTTCGATTTGATTCCTACTAAATGGAATCTATAAGGATACAGAATTATATCTACAGTTCCGGTCAATCTTTCTTGTGTACTCTTTAGAAATTTTTCTATATCCCGCATAACGGGATCTAAGTATTGAGCTTCATGAAGTAACATACCATACCAATTGGATAATTGGTCCTTCCAATAAAGTTGCCATTTCGTAAGAATATGTTTTTCTAATAAATGATGAGCTTTGATAATAATAATTGCAGCTGAAGCTTCGAATGCAACTCTTCCTTTTATTCCCAAAATAGTATCTCCTATATGAATCCCTCTTCCTATAGCAAATTTTGAAGCAATTTTTTCAATTTTTATTATATTTTTGATAGCTTTTCCTTTTTCTTTATTCACACTTACTAATTCCCCCTTTTCAAATTCTAATTTTAAGTTTTCACTTTTTTTACTACTTAATTTTGTTGGATAAGCTTCTTCTGGAAAATCGTGATAAGAAGTAAGAGTTTCCTTTCCTCCTATACTAGTCCCCCAAATTCCTTTATTTATGGAATATTTAGCCTGATCCCAAGAAATAGAAACTCCTTTTTCTTTCAAATATTCAATTTCTTCTTTTCTAGATACTTTTCTATCTCTTATAGGAGATAAAGTTATTTTTTCTGGGCAAAGAATTTGAAAAGCTATATCAAATCTAATTTGATCATTCCCTGCTCCTGTACTTCCATGAGCAATTGCTTTTGCTTGAATAAAAGTAGCATATTGCGCAATCTTAATAGCCTGAAAAATTCTTTCGGAACTTGCTGAAAGTGGATAAGTATTATTTTTAAGAATATTTCCGAATATAAGATACTTTATACAATTATGATAGTATTCTTCTATAGCGTCAATAGTTTTGTGAGATTTAGATCCGATATTTAAAGCTCTTTCTTCAATTTTATCTAATTCATTTTTTTTAAAACCTCCTGTATTAATAATAACTGTATGAACTTCATATTTTTCTTGTATTAAATATTTTAAACAATAAGAGGTATCTAAACCACCACTATAAGCCAAAACAATTTTATCTCCAGTAGATAATAAATAATTTCTATCTTTTTTATAATCCTTATCTGTATTAGGATTGTATAAAAGACCTGTACATAAACACATTTTTCTATTATTTCTGGTTAATATATCAAAGTTTGCACAACTTGTACATCCTTTCCAAAACTTTTCTGAATGAGTCAATTCGCTAAATGAAACAGGTTTAAACCCTAATTCTGTATTTATTTTAATAACTGGATTGCTTGTTGTAATACTAAAAATTTTAGAATTTGGAAATTTTTTTCTAGAAAGGTTAAAAATTTCAATTTTAATAAATTTTGCCAATCCTTGCTTTCTAAATTCAGGGAAAACAATTAAACCAGAATTAACGACAAATTCTTCATTTTGAAAAGTTTCAAGATAACCAAATCCTGCCAATTTTTCGTCAAAAAAAGCAATGACCGAATTTCCATGAACCATTTTTAATTTAATATATTCTGGATCTTTTTTTGAAATTCCAGTTCCCCTAATTTCTGCCGATTCCTTAATCTTTTTACAAATTAAAGAAGCATATTTCGTATCCTCTTCATGAGATACTCTTACTTTTATTTTCATTTTTGTTTACAAAAAAACTCACTAAACTAAAAAAATGTGTTTTATTATTGTTATCTGTTGGTAATAAATAGTATGTATGAATAATACTTCATATATTTTACTTTATGACCAAGTACAAATTTAATAAAGTCTTTTTAATTTAAATCTTTATACATTTTTATTGAAAAGATTGATAAGTTTTAGTTTAAACTAAAATCTAATCCTTTTATTTTTTCTAATTTTTTTAATAAACTTGAATTAATATTAATTTCATATTTAACAGATTCAAAATTTAAAGAAAACTGACTCAGTTTATCATAAAGAACTATATTCAATTTTTTGTTTCCCATTTTTTTTTGAAGAAAAAGTTCTTCTATGTTGTTAATCAATTCACTATTTAAACTGTTTATATTAATTTTGATTATCAGTTTATGTACCAGTTTTTTGAAAACGTCTTGTAATTTTTCTATATGTAAGATCTTGATTTTGTATTTTTTATTAATAGAAAAACATAAATATAATGGATTGTTATGAATCATAATAGGTTCATATTTTAAATATTGTTTTCCATAAATTATGAATTCTTGAGAAGAAGAGTAATCTTCTAATGAAAAAATTCCATATTTTGTTCCATTTCTTATATATATTTTTTTTTCTATTTTTGATAAAATCCCACATGTATGTATTTCTTTTCCTACGAGGAAAGATTCTTTCTTTTTTAATTGTTCTAAAGATAGATTTGTGAAATACTTCATTTCATAATAAAAATCATCTAAAGGATGTGCAGAAATATAAATACCTAACACTTCTTTTTCTTTAAATAATTTAAATGTTTTATTCCACAAATTACATTTACTAATAATAGGTTTATCTATTTTTTTTTTTGTTTTTTGTAATTTGGATCCAAACCTAATAATTTTCTCTAGAGTACTTAATTTGTCATCAAATCCAATATGAAAATATTGTTCTCTTTCAAGATTAAAACTATCTAAAGATCCGGATAATATTAAACTTTCTAAAGTTTTTTTATTCACTACACGTAAGTCTATTCTTTTAACAAGATTAAAAATAGAGGTATAGGGTCCGTTTTTTTTTCTTTCTTGAAGAATGATTCTTACAGCATTTTTCCCAATCCCTTTTATTCCCGCAAGACCAAATCTAATCCGATCAGAATCAATTACTTTAAAAAAAGAATCACTTTCGTTTATATCTGGACTAATTACAGATAAATTCATTTTTTTACATTCTTCTATAAAAAAAGTAAGTTGTTTAATGTTATGCATATTATTGCTTAATACAGACCCCATATATTCACATGGAAAATGTGCTTTTAAATAAGCAGTTTGAAAAGCTATATATGCATAACATGTAGCATGGGATTTATTAAAAGCATAACAAGAAAAATATTCCCAATCTTTCCATATTTTTTCTAATATATTTTTAGGATAACCTTTCTTTATAGCTTGGTTAAGAAATACATTTTTCATTTTATTGAGACTTTCTTTTTGTTTCTTTCCCATAGCTATTCTAAGAATATCCGCTTCTCCTTTGCTAAAATCAGCTATTTTTTGGGCTATTAACATGACTTGTTCTTGATAAATTGTTATTCCATAAGTTTCTTTTAAAAACTCCTCCATTTCTGGTAAATCATAGGTTATAGCTTCTTTACCATGTTTTCTGGATATAAAATTAGGAATGTACTGTAAAGGACCTGGTCTATATAATGCTGTCATTGCAATTAAATCATCAAATTTATCAGGTTTTATCTGACGTAAATATTTCTGCATTCCTGTAGATTCATATTGAAAAATAGCGACAGTTTCTCCTTTTTGAAAAAGATGATAAGTTTTTTCATCTTTTAAAGAAAAAGAAAATGAGTGATTTTTCATATCAATATTTTCACGTCTTTTTTTGATAATATTTATGGTATCTTTAATAATAGTAAGAGTTTTTAATCCTAAAAAATCCATTTTTAATAAACCAGCATGTTCCACTACATGATTATCAAATTGTGTAAGTAATAAATCTGATTCTTTGGATATAGATACGGGAATATATTCTTGAATATCATTTGGACTTATTATAATACCGCAAGCATGTACTCCTGTACTTCTGATAGTTCCTTCTAAAATTTTTGCTTGCTGTAAAACTTTTCCTTCTAATAAATCTTTACTTTTAGCAATATTTCTCAATTTTTGTATATTATTCATCTCTTCTTTACTTATTCCTGATACATTTTTTTTATTAGATAAGATTGTTTTTAATGAAAGCATATTAGGAATCATTTTTGCGATACGATCAGTTTCTTTTAGAGATAAACCTAAAACACGTCCAGTATCTCTTATAGATGATTTAGCCCCCATTGTTGCATATGTTATAATTTGTGCTACTTGATGTTTACCATA
The sequence above is drawn from the Blattabacterium cuenoti genome and encodes:
- a CDS encoding N-acetylornithine carbamoyltransferase: MKKFFSVEDVINVYDLIQEALLLKKNPYDFQCFGKNKTIGLVFFNPSLRTRISCQKAAFNLGCNTWILDVHKDSWSIEMNDGSVMNFTQEHIKEAISVMSMYCDILAVRTFPNLLDRNYDYKEIIFNKILEYSKVPVVNMESATLHPLQSLADVITIAEYTYFFKKKCKVVLSWAPHVKSLPHSVANSFAQWISKIEQIDFTIVCPERYNLYKKFSDGAYTTHDQNEAFINADFIYAKNWSSYLDYGKILCKNSDWMITENKMKLTNKAKFMHCLPVRRNIVVEDSVLDSQNSIIFQQAKNRIYASQIIFLKMLQSL
- the carB gene encoding carbamoyl-phosphate synthase (glutamine-hydrolyzing) large subunit — encoded protein: MKIDKVLILGSGALKIGEAGEFDYSGTQALKALKEEGIYTILINPNIATVQTSKEVADKVYFLPLTLFFIKRVIDKERPQGILLSFGGQTALNCGIQLFKEGVIKEYNVQVLGTSIKSIIHSEDRSLFRNRLSHINIKTAKSFVAYSMNDAISYSIEIGFPIIIRSAYTLGGLGSGFAKNVNDLKKIVNKAFSYSSQIIVEEYLEGWKEIEYEIVRDKYDNCIAVCNMENFDPIGIHTGESIVVAPSQTLTNSEYYNLRKLAIDLARDFHIIGECNVQFALDPSSEDYRVIEMNARLSRSSALASKATGYPLAFVSAKLSIGYGLHELKNYVTKNTSAFFEPALDYVVCKIPRWDLKKFYGVSNRIGSSMKSVGEVMAIGGSFEEALQKGIRMLDIGMQGFINIFNKKKLKSARLLKEYLKKPTDQRILFLEEALEEGLSIQEIHHLTKIDPWFLYQLDNIFQTKKKIDRFDDLIDLPEELLRKAKKEGFSDIQIASILLKNRNHNISNLEQEIRDYRKEKNIIPYVRQIDTSASEHPTYTNYLYLTYHAIQHDIIYEEDEKSVITLGSGVYRIGSSVEFDWCCVNALNTIHKESYRSIMINYNPETVSTDFDVCDRLYFEELTLERVLDIIELEKPKGTIVSMGGQIPNNLVLKLYDQKVKILGTSPVSIDKVENRYKFSNAMDYLKIRQPKWKELSDFDAIHQFIEEVDFPILVRPSYVLSGENMNIISNQEELQYYLHEKKIISSKYPLIITEFIKNAKEIELDAVSQNGKILYYAISEHVEFAGVHSGDATLVYPPHNLYLSTLKEIIRISEKISRYFNISGPFNIQFLSKDNELKVIECNLRASRSFPFVSKVSHFNMIELATQVILGKKKDKIDPNFFITNFLGVKASQFSFSRLQNADPILGVDMASTGEVGCLGNSLDEALLKSMLSVGYTVPKKNILISGGPIESKLELLEVVKLLHKKGYILFATEGTNSFLSHNGIPSIKVYWPNVKKYSNVIELIKNRKLDLIINIPKNLSKSELNNDYTIRRYAVDFNIPLLTNARLAKAFIKAFCNLSMDQLFIKAWNEY
- the carA gene encoding glutamine-hydrolyzing carbamoyl-phosphate synthase small subunit, which produces MENNKKIKKAILVLKDGTRYEAYHFGAPVSSSGEVVFNTSMTGYIESITDPSYKGQILTYTYPIIGNYGVPSSIYSEKSISEFYESDRIQVSGLIISYYSNRPYHWNMNQTLSNWLYENGIPGLYGVDTRFIAKKLRKNGGSMLGKILMENEDIPFYDPNQDNLSEKVSIQKKTIYGNGKYKILLVDFGLKNNILRCLLRRDCSVIRIPWNYDFTKEEYDGLILSNGPGNPKIYKKSIDCLRIVMKKELPIFGICLGNQLLGIAAGGNTYKLKYAHRSHNQPVFSLKTGKSFITSQNHGYVLDVRNIHKEWKIFFKNLNDDTCEGIIHNNKPFFSVQFHPEASSGPRDTEFLFDFFIDSVKKIKNLSKLV
- a CDS encoding aspartate aminotransferase family protein; protein product: MKLFDVYPILDIELSKSKGSYVFDVKGNMYLDFYGGHAVISIGHSHPCYIEALKKQIHKISYYSNSVYISQKNKLAYLLGNISGYEDYSLFICNSGTESNENALKIASFHTGKKKIIAFRGSFHGRTSGSLSVTDNYKFISPFNAQHETVFMNYQDVDSLEERLKNKDICAVITEGIQGLSGIIDPGLYFFSKVENFCRKYNIVLIIDEVQSGYGRTGTFFSHQFYTIKPDLITVAKGMGNGFPIGGVLIHPKFKPYYGMLGTTFGGNHLACTAGIAVLKIIKKENLIENAKKMGKILFQKLRVIPEIKEVRGRGLMIGLKFKFPIHNLKNILIYKEKVFVGISNNPYVLRLLPPLNINENHIKLFIKKLKNALAYLLR
- the argC gene encoding N-acetyl-gamma-glutamyl-phosphate reductase yields the protein MIKIGIIGGTGYTAGELIRLMIHHPKIDIQNIVSKSHPGKLIHLVHQDLLGEMKNKKFSCDLNKKIDVVFLCSGHDQSKKELNNISENIKVIDLSQDFRMEIKSVFNNRNFIYGLPELQKEKIKKSNNIANPGCFATAILLGILPLIKNQLLKKDIHISAITGSTGSGRKLSDTNHFSLRNNNISVYKIFQHQHLQEIEQTIHKVQKNFYSKIYFVPYRGNFSRGIITTLYTHSFFSLEKNQEIYKEYYKNHPFVKISDINIDIKQVINTNKCILHLLKEENQLIVISIIDNLIKGASGQAIQNMNLMFDLDETCGLKLKSVRF
- a CDS encoding argininosuccinate synthase domain-containing protein: MKIKVRVSHEEDTKYASLICKKIKESAEIRGTGISKKDPEYIKLKMVHGNSVIAFFDEKLAGFGYLETFQNEEFVVNSGLIVFPEFRKQGLAKFIKIEIFNLSRKKFPNSKIFSITTSNPVIKINTELGFKPVSFSELTHSEKFWKGCTSCANFDILTRNNRKMCLCTGLLYNPNTDKDYKKDRNYLLSTGDKIVLAYSGGLDTSYCLKYLIQEKYEVHTVIINTGGFKKNELDKIEERALNIGSKSHKTIDAIEEYYHNCIKYLIFGNILKNNTYPLSASSERIFQAIKIAQYATFIQAKAIAHGSTGAGNDQIRFDIAFQILCPEKITLSPIRDRKVSRKEEIEYLKEKGVSISWDQAKYSINKGIWGTSIGGKETLTSYHDFPEEAYPTKLSSKKSENLKLEFEKGELVSVNKEKGKAIKNIIKIEKIASKFAIGRGIHIGDTILGIKGRVAFEASAAIIIIKAHHLLEKHILTKWQLYWKDQLSNWYGMLLHEAQYLDPVMRDIEKFLKSTQERLTGTVDIILYPYRFHLVGIKSKFDLMTSSNSNMAQYGEMNYAWTAEDVKGFTKILSNQMKIYHNLNKKDKKEND